Proteins co-encoded in one Hirundo rustica isolate bHirRus1 chromosome 18, bHirRus1.pri.v3, whole genome shotgun sequence genomic window:
- the KCNJ2 gene encoding inward rectifier potassium channel 2 → MGSVRTNRYSIVSSEEDGMKLSTMAVANGFGNGKGKVHTRQQCRSRFVKKDGHCNVQFINVGEKGQRYLADIFTTCVDIRWRWMLVIFCLTFILSWLFFGCVFWLIALLHGDLESQENSKPCVSQVSSFTAAFLFSIETQTTIGYGFRCVTDECPIAVFMVVFQSIVGCIIDAFIIGAVMAKMAKPKKRNETLVFSHNAVVAMRDGKLCLMWRVGNLRKSHLVEAHVRAQLLKSRITSEGEYIPLDQIDINVGFDSGIDRIFLVSPITIVHEIDEDSPLYDLSKQDMDNADFEIVVILEGMVEATAMTTQCRSSYLANEILWGHRYEPVLFEEKNYYKVDYSRFHKTYEVPNTPICSARDLAEKKYILSNANSFCYENEVALSSKEEDEIDTGVPESMSTDTHPDMEHHNQAGVPLEPRPLRRESEI, encoded by the coding sequence ATGGGCAGCGTGCGAACCAACCGCTACAGCATCGTGTCTTCGGAGGAGGACGGCATGAAGCTGTCCACCATGGCCGTGGCCAACGGCTTCGGCAACGGCAAGGGCAAGGTCCACACCCGGCAGCAGTGCCGGAGCCGCTTCGTCAAGAAGGACGGGCACTGCAACGTCCAGTTCATCAACGTGGGCGAGAAGGGGCAGCGCTACCTGGCCGATATCTTCACCACGTGCGTGGACATCCGCTGGAGGTGGATGCTGGTGATCTTCTGCCTGACTTTCATCctctcctggcttttttttGGCTGTGTGTTTTGGTTGATCGCGCTGTTGCACGGGGATCTGGAGAGCCAAGAGAACAGCAAGCCTTGCGTGTCTCAGGTGAGCAGCTTCACCGCAGCCTTCCTGTTCTCCATCGAGACCCAGACCACGATCGGCTACGGCTTCAGGTGTGTCACCGACGAGTGTCCCATCGCCGTGTTCATGGTGGTTTTCCAGTCCATAGTGGGCTGCATCATCGATGCCTTCATCATTGGCGCCGTCATGGCAAAGATGGCTAAGCCAAAAAAGAGGAACGAAACTCTGGTCTTCAGCCACAATGCCGTGGTGGCCATGAGGGACGGGAAGCTGTGCCTGATGTGGCGCGTGGGGAACCTGAGGAAAAGCCACTTGGTGGAGGCGCACGTGCGGGCGCAGCTCCTGAAATCCAGGATCACGTCGGAAGGGGAGTACATCCCCCTGGATCAAATCGACATCAACGTGGGCTTCGACAGCGGCATCGACCGCATCTTCCTGGTGTCCCCCATTACAATAGTGCACGAGATAGACGAGGACAGTCCTTTGTATGACCTGAGCAAACAGGACATGGACAATGCTGACTTTGAGATCGTGGTCATCTTGGAGGGCATGGTGGAGGCCACCGCCATGACCACGCAGTGCCGTAGCTCATATCTGGCCAACGAGATCCTCTGGGGCCACCGCTACGAGCCCGTGCTCTTCGAAGAGAAGAACTACTACAAAGTGGACTACTCGAGGTTCCACAAAACGTACGAAGTGCCCAACACACCCATCTGCAGTGCCAGGGACTTAGCGGAGAAGAAATACATCCTCTCCAACGCCAACTCCTTCTGCTACGAGAACGAGGTGGCCCTCAGCAGCAAGGAGGAGGACGAGATCGACACGGGGGTGCCTGAGAGCATGAGCACGGACACTCACCCGGACATGGAGCACCACAACCAGGCGGGGGTGCCCCTGGAGCCGCGGCCGCTGCGGCGAGAGTCGGAGATATGA